AGAGCGCAAAAGAGGGAAACCGAACCGAGCGCGATCAAAAACCATCCGAAAGAATTCCTCCCGAATTTTCCGCCTATCCCACGCAAAAACAAACTCCCCGTAACTGCGCCCGCAAGCGCGGGGATCAAGAGGAAGAGAGCGTCTTTCAAAGAGACGAGTCCGTTTTTCGAATGGACGATCAGCGCGGCGACGGACATCGGGACGAACGTCACGAGATTCAGCCACGCCGCAAGCTCCGGATTCATGCCGAGTCCGATCGTCAAAAGAGGGATCAGAAGCGTTCCCCCGCCGAGCCCCATACCTCCGAGGACGCCGCCCGCGACCCCCGCAAGGAGCAAAAAGAAAGAAGCATCGGGCGTCATCGGAGAACCGTCCGAACGCCCGCGTAGATCATGATCCCATAGAAAACGACGGTCAATACTTCGGTCGGGATGCGTTTCAGTAGCGTCGCGCCGAT
Above is a window of Clostridia bacterium DNA encoding:
- a CDS encoding sulfite exporter TauE/SafE family protein, encoding MTPDASFFLLLAGVAGGVLGGMGLGGGTLLIPLLTIGLGMNPELAAWLNLVTFVPMSVAALIVHSKNGLVSLKDALFLLIPALAGAVTGSLFLRGIGGKFGRNSFGWFLIALGSVSLFCALVKRLRGKE